From Microcaecilia unicolor chromosome 11, aMicUni1.1, whole genome shotgun sequence, the proteins below share one genomic window:
- the LOC115479802 gene encoding ras-related protein Rab-1B-like, whose amino-acid sequence MNPEYDYLFKLLLIGDSGVGKSCLLLRFADDTYTESYISTIGVDFKIRTIELDGKTIKLQIWDTAGQERFRTITSSYYRGAHGIIVVYDVTDQESYNNVRQWLQEIERYASENVNKLLVGNKCDLTNKKVVDYSTAKEFADSLGIPFLETSAKTTTNVEQSFLTMAAEIKKRMGPGASSTGERTHLKIDSTPVKASSGGCC is encoded by the exons ATGAACCCGGAATA TGATTACCTCTTCAAGCTGCTGCTGATTGGTGACTCAGGCGTGGGGAAGTCCTGCCTCCTCCTGCGATTTGCT GACGACACATATACAGAGAGCTACATCAGTACAATTGGAGTGGATTTCAAAATCCGGACCATTGAACTGGATGGGAAGACGATCAAATTGCAGATA TGGGACACAGCGGGGCAGGAGCGATTCCGTACCATCACCTCCAGTTACTACCGAGGCGCCCATGGCATCATTGTGGTATATGATGTGACTGACCAG GAATCCTATAATAACGTGAGGCAGTGGTTGCAGGAGATTGAGCGCTACGCCAGTGAAAATGTCAACAAACTGCTTGTAGGAAACAAATGTGATCTGACTAACAAGAAAGTGGTGGACTACAGCACAGCCAAG GAGTTTGCAGATTCGCTGGGGATCCCCTTTCTTGAGACAAGTGCCAAAACCACCACCAACGTGGAGCAGTCTTTTCTAACCATGGCTGCCGAGATTAAAAAGCGCATGGGTCCCGGGGCCTCGTCCACCGGGGAGCGTACCCACCTGAAGATTGACAGCACACCAGTGAAAGCCTCTAGTGGGGGCTGCTGTTGA